AACTCTCAGGAGTATCTCTAATCTTTCCTTTGCCATCAATAGGATCACCAAGTGCATTTACAACTCTATTTAAAAGACCATATCCAGTTTTAACATTCAAGCCCTCTTTTTGCAAGTAGACTTTATCATGTATTCTAAAACCTTCAATAAAAGAAAAAGGAACGATTGTAAAATCTTGTCCATCAATTGAAGCTATCATTCCAAGTACAGTATAAAGGTGTTGAACTGATTCAATTTTAACAATATCTCCAACTGCAACTTCAATTCCTGTTGCTACAATTGTTGTTGTACTTATGTGTTTTATTCTTCCAAAAGGAATTGATAAATTTGCACTATCTATGCTATTTAGTAAACTATCAATATCCATCATTACATCTCATCACACATTTTTTTATATAAACTATCTTGTGTACCCTCAACCTCTTTGCACTTTTTAACATATTCTTCTTTTTTTTGATTATTTTCTAAAGTTTCATAAGCTTTTATAACCTCATAATATGATTTTACTAAATCATTTGGCTTAATCTTTCTATTTGTATCTAAGCCCTCAAGTAAATAGTTTAAAGCTTTTTGTGTATTGTTTTTATTTTTTTCATATTTTGCAAGTTCTTGTTCAACAAAAGGAGAATAAACTCTTGCTTTTATATCTTTTTGTTTATTATATAAATTAGTCAATATTTCATAAGCTTCTTCTTTTTTATCTTGCTCTAATAAATAAAGATAATATTGATAGTAAAAGTCAATAATCATAGGATTATTTTCATTTGCTTTTATATAGTCTTTATTATTCTGAGCATATGAATAAAATCTTTTCATTGATATTGGTTCATTTTTTGAATTTAAAATCAAAAATCTATATAAAAACTCTTTTGCTAAAACATCTTTATCATCTACCATTTCTACTTTGGCAGAAAAGCCCATTGCTTCATCTAATAAGCCTAATTTATATGCCATTTGTTCCAAATAAAGATATATTTGTGCATCTCTGCTTCTATTAAATGCATCTTTCATAAGTAAGTATGCTCTTTCATATGGTTCTTGAACCATACACTGGAAAAAATCTTCTTTTGTTTCTTCATCATCTATTAATTTTTGTAAAGTTTCTCTTCTTGATGTTTTTAGTGTAGTATTTAATAAAGCACATTTTCCTTCTGATAAATACTGTTTTATCATCTCAATATTAACTACATCAAAAATTGCATTCATACTATCATAACCAAATCTTTTAGCAATTGAATTTGAAATTTTACTATAAACTCTTTTTTTCCTTAATATTGTTTCATACTTTTTATCTCTTTTCTCATTTAGCAACTCTTGTAATAATACTTTTTGTTGCATTGACGCAGATTCATTGTATTTGTTTGAAACAACATTTGGATCAATTTTTCCTTCTCTCATATAAATTTCATCAATATACATTTTTGCTTTATCAACATACATACCATTTGGATAATTCTTTAAAATATCTTCATATAATTCTCTTGCTTTTATTAAATATTTTGGTGTTCCCTCATACATAAGCATATATGTATTTGCAAGTTTAATTTTAAACTCTTCAATCATTTGTTTATCATCTGTTCGTTTAATCAGTTCAGTTAAAATTTTAATTGCAAACTCTGGCATTTTTGCATTTATTAATCTATCTACTTTATCTAAAGCTAAATAAGAATCCTTTGCATAATACTCTATATTTTTATCTAATACTTTAGAGATTAATTCATAAGCTTCATCATATTTATTATCTGCAATATAAACATCAAAAAGTTCATCTGCTACAATTGTTGCTACTAAAATATCTGTTGTTTTAGTTAAAACTTCATATAAGATTCTAGCAGCTTTATCATATTTGTATTGAAATTTATATACTTTTGCTAAATGTATTTTTCCATAAGCTTTAGTAACATTGTCATTAAAACTATTAATAATAATATTTGCAAAATATTCAGCCTCACTAGTTTTGTTTGAATAAAGTTTTAAATCGACTAAAAGCATATAAGCTTTTGCAAGTTGGTCTTCTCTTATTTTTGAACTATTTATAGCAGTTTCTAGCTCTTTTACTGCATCTAGGATAAATCTTTTTGTTTTCTTTTTGAGTGATAATTCAGCATACAATACATAAATATCTGTTTCTAAAAGTTTTATTTTATTTTTATTTTTAAAATCATTTATTTGATCATAGGCTTCATCAACCTTACCTTTTTTTGCGAGCATTCTTACATTTTCAATAATATCAAAACCATCTGCAATTGCTTGCTTTCTTTCTTGAGAAATTTGTTCATTTGCAGAGTTTATAAAGCTATAGTAAAAATCTTTTTTAGCAAAAGAAAATGATACTAATAAAAATAAAATTATTATATTTTTCAAACAACTACCTCTTTTTCTTTTTTAATTCAAATACATATGCAAATATCTCTGCAATTGCCTTGTAAAACTCACCTGGTATTTCTTGAGATATTTCAATTTGATCATGTATAGATCTAGCTAGTGCAGGGTTTTCAATAATTGGAATATCATTCTCTTTAGCTACATCTTTTATTCTTAATGCAATAAAATCAATACCTTTTGCAATCATTTTAGGAGCAGTGTCTACTTGATTATCATATTTTAAAGCAACAGCATAATGAGTAGGATTTGTAATAACAACATCCGCATCTGGAACATCTGACATCATTCTTTTCATAGACATTTCCATCTGTATTTTTCTAATACGCCCCTTTACTTGAGGATCACCATCCATATTTTTAAATTCATCTTTTATATCTTGTTTACTCATTCTTAATGATTTTAAATAATAAAATCTTGTAAAGAAAAAATCCATTATAGCAAAAATTATTATAATAAGTAATATACTTGCTAAAAAGATAACAGTTAAATCAATCATTTTGCTTAATGTTGCATGCAAAGACATATTCATCATCGCAAGATAATCTTCTCCTGTTAGCAAAATAATAACAACCATTACACCCATAATAATTATTAACTTCATTGTTAGTTTTAATGATTCAATGGCTTTTTTTAAACCAAAAATATTTCCAAAACCTTTTATTGGATCTAGCTTTTGCAAATCAAACTTCAAAGGAGTAACAACAAATCCAAATTGAGTCCAATTTGTAATTAAAGTTAGAAGAAAAACTAAAGCAAATAATGGAGCTAGTGCTGATAACATAGTCATAGTAATAGTATAAGTTAATGTATAATATATATTAGCATCTAACTCTTGTCCTATAAAACCATAAGAGTAAAGCATTAATTTTTTTATTTGAGTCCAAAAATGACCTGAAAAAAATACTAAATAAATCGATCCAAAAAATAAAATTGCAGCACCTGTAACTTCCATAGATTTATTGACATTACCCTCTTTCTTGGCGTCTTCAATCTTTTTGGGTGTGGGTTCTTCGGTTTTTTCATCTTCATCAGCCATAAATTAACCTTATTGAAACTTGTTTATAAAAAAATTTGTAAACGAGTGTGTAAAAATTTCCATTCCAAATATTAAAAATAGAAAAATAACTGCAAATTTCAACTGAAACGTAATAACAAATGGAGAAAATGCAGGCATTGATCTTGTACCATAACCATAATATAAATCAAGTATAAATGCAATAAAAAAAAGAGGCAATGCAAAAGAGAAAGAAAAAGCAAAAAGCCTATTTATTTCATCAATAATAATCTGTATTCCATCATATGAGAATATATCAAAATAACCCAAATGAATTATAGAAAAACTTTTTACTAGAATAACAAATGTCATCTCATACATGCCTGTTTCAAAAAAAAGCACTAAAGCAACCATATACAAAAATCTATTAACAACACCTTCTTGTGTCCCTGTTGCAGGATCAAACATATTTGCCATAGATAAAGCTGTTGAGTACTCAATTAACTCCCCTATTATTCTAACAGCAGAAAATATAATATGTACAAAAAAAGCAGCAACTGCTCCTAATGTTATTTCACTTATTAGTGAAAGTACAAACATATCTTGAGTAACTAAATTTTTTACTTCAATAATTGGAAATAAAAAAATAGTAACAAAAAAGGCAAAAGTTACTCTAATTTTTGGACTAACTGCACTATGACCATAAACTGGCATAAAAGCTACAAAAGATAATATTCTTGCAAGAAGTAGTAAAAATTTAATTACTACAGCTTCATTTAGTAAGGATAAAAAGGCTTCCATTACATATAATTTGAGCTTTCTTCAGATTTTTTATTTGAGTTATTCATTGAATTTAAAATATCAGCAGAAGATGGTGTTTCTCTTCTATTTTGTTGTCCTTGGTGATTTGAAGAGTTGCTATCTTGTCCTTGATTATCAGAACTTGTACTATCATCAGATGCAAAATTAAGATTAAATTTAGTATCAGAATCAAAATTCTTTAAAAGTGCATTTCTTAAACCTGTTTCATTATTAACAAAGGCATCAAGTGTTGCTGCATTTGATATATTTAAACTAATATTAAGACCTGAGTCTTTATCACTTTTCATTAAAATAGCAATTGACCCTAATTGCGCTGGTAAAAGATTTATTCTAAAAGCAGTTACAGGTGGTTTGTAGTTTTCATACATATTTCTTGCAACATCAGACATCATTGAAGACATTTGTTGTTGTGCACCTATGATTCTACTTTGAATACTCATGGCTAAGTTATTTGGAACATTAATATTAACATCAGCTCCTTGATTAGCCGATGAAGAAGATGAAGAGTTTGATTGTGAATTTGCAATATTACTATTTGATATTTCTTGCATAATATTTTTATTTGTTGTTAGTTTTTCTATAAAATTATTTCTTTGTATCTCTTTTTGTTGATTATCTTTTAGTTCGATTTTTGTTTCTTGTAAACCCAAGTCAAGCTGTTTTGCACTTGTTTTTATATCATCAACACTTTTACCTTCTTTAGCAGTTTTTACACCCTCATGCTTCGCAATAATTGATTGACTAGCAATACTATTTTTTTGAGAACTTAAATAAATATTTGTTAAAACATCATTTCTATTACCCAATGGTACTTTTTGAGGTTCATTTACTTCTAATTTTTTTGAATCAATTATCTCTTTATTTGAAAGTTTTGAGTCATCAACTAATTTTTCCAATAAGCTTTTTGATGAGTTTTTATTTTCTAAAGAAACTTCAGCTTTTTTATTCTCTGTAGAAGTTTTTGGATCAAGTTTTGATAGTTCTTGTGCTACTTTTTCATTTTTAGTATTATTTTCTGTTGTAGAAGATGTATTACTTGATGAGTTTTTATTAACTTCTGTTGAATTTTCACTTACTTTGTTTTCTTGTGTTTTTAAAATTTGATTTTTATTATCACTTATATTTTCTTGTATTTTTGAACTATCTTTTTTTATTTCTAATTTTTGATTATCTATTGATTCTTTTGAGTTATCTACTTTAACTTCTTTACTATTTTGTAGATTATTCTGTTTTTGTTCAATATTTTCATTATCTACTTTAGTATCTTTTATATTATTTTCTATATTCAAATTTTCATTTTTACTAATTTTTACTTTATTATCTGTTTGTTTTGATGTTTCAATTGTATTTGTATTAGTATCTTTTTTTGCATTATTTGCATTTATAATTATCTCTTCTGTTTTTAAAACAGTTCCATCTTGTTTAGTTTTTGAATTTGTATTTTCTGTTTTATTATC
The window above is part of the Malaciobacter marinus genome. Proteins encoded here:
- a CDS encoding flagellar biosynthetic protein FliR, whose amino-acid sequence is MEAFLSLLNEAVVIKFLLLLARILSFVAFMPVYGHSAVSPKIRVTFAFFVTIFLFPIIEVKNLVTQDMFVLSLISEITLGAVAAFFVHIIFSAVRIIGELIEYSTALSMANMFDPATGTQEGVVNRFLYMVALVLFFETGMYEMTFVILVKSFSIIHLGYFDIFSYDGIQIIIDEINRLFAFSFSFALPLFFIAFILDLYYGYGTRSMPAFSPFVITFQLKFAVIFLFLIFGMEIFTHSFTNFFINKFQ
- the flhB gene encoding flagellar biosynthesis protein FlhB, giving the protein MADEDEKTEEPTPKKIEDAKKEGNVNKSMEVTGAAILFFGSIYLVFFSGHFWTQIKKLMLYSYGFIGQELDANIYYTLTYTITMTMLSALAPLFALVFLLTLITNWTQFGFVVTPLKFDLQKLDPIKGFGNIFGLKKAIESLKLTMKLIIIMGVMVVIILLTGEDYLAMMNMSLHATLSKMIDLTVIFLASILLIIIIFAIMDFFFTRFYYLKSLRMSKQDIKDEFKNMDGDPQVKGRIRKIQMEMSMKRMMSDVPDADVVITNPTHYAVALKYDNQVDTAPKMIAKGIDFIALRIKDVAKENDIPIIENPALARSIHDQIEISQEIPGEFYKAIAEIFAYVFELKKKKR
- a CDS encoding tetratricopeptide repeat protein, with protein sequence MKNIIILFLLVSFSFAKKDFYYSFINSANEQISQERKQAIADGFDIIENVRMLAKKGKVDEAYDQINDFKNKNKIKLLETDIYVLYAELSLKKKTKRFILDAVKELETAINSSKIREDQLAKAYMLLVDLKLYSNKTSEAEYFANIIINSFNDNVTKAYGKIHLAKVYKFQYKYDKAARILYEVLTKTTDILVATIVADELFDVYIADNKYDEAYELISKVLDKNIEYYAKDSYLALDKVDRLINAKMPEFAIKILTELIKRTDDKQMIEEFKIKLANTYMLMYEGTPKYLIKARELYEDILKNYPNGMYVDKAKMYIDEIYMREGKIDPNVVSNKYNESASMQQKVLLQELLNEKRDKKYETILRKKRVYSKISNSIAKRFGYDSMNAIFDVVNIEMIKQYLSEGKCALLNTTLKTSRRETLQKLIDDEETKEDFFQCMVQEPYERAYLLMKDAFNRSRDAQIYLYLEQMAYKLGLLDEAMGFSAKVEMVDDKDVLAKEFLYRFLILNSKNEPISMKRFYSYAQNNKDYIKANENNPMIIDFYYQYYLYLLEQDKKEEAYEILTNLYNKQKDIKARVYSPFVEQELAKYEKNKNNTQKALNYLLEGLDTNRKIKPNDLVKSYYEVIKAYETLENNQKKEEYVKKCKEVEGTQDSLYKKMCDEM
- a CDS encoding flagellar hook-length control protein FliK produces the protein MKEMDLLSSSKTKSSSENSFGTKETKEKKEGLSLFDSILAQSSKGKEEVSTKDNKSIEKEKVLNTKSETQKSENTKQTDSSNSSVINKEKTKNDAEVDNVESNTTKETKKDNNSMSMLDRMILEAKKAKNSNKEDAKEKDPDTSNTKDKTTQNDESSKDSKNVESKDNKKTDIKSGDILKEIETQTKKDKSLDDTSLTSKTNNQKEEVNPNIKEETTEKKANKSEKTDDLNSNDNTKEVKKDSNNKNIKELLQNQLDTKDIEKSKQNINSDEKKVTKDSLDKNSDNKIEKEEKTQTQNSEKLSKKDSEKTPDLQLKDTKSEIKVNNNSLENIENDKKLDSSNSDNKTENTNSKTKQDGTVLKTEEIIINANNAKKDTNTNTIETSKQTDNKVKISKNENLNIENNIKDTKVDNENIEQKQNNLQNSKEVKVDNSKESIDNQKLEIKKDSSKIQENISDNKNQILKTQENKVSENSTEVNKNSSSNTSSTTENNTKNEKVAQELSKLDPKTSTENKKAEVSLENKNSSKSLLEKLVDDSKLSNKEIIDSKKLEVNEPQKVPLGNRNDVLTNIYLSSQKNSIASQSIIAKHEGVKTAKEGKSVDDIKTSAKQLDLGLQETKIELKDNQQKEIQRNNFIEKLTTNKNIMQEISNSNIANSQSNSSSSSSANQGADVNINVPNNLAMSIQSRIIGAQQQMSSMMSDVARNMYENYKPPVTAFRINLLPAQLGSIAILMKSDKDSGLNISLNISNAATLDAFVNNETGLRNALLKNFDSDTKFNLNFASDDSTSSDNQGQDSNSSNHQGQQNRRETPSSADILNSMNNSNKKSEESSNYM